From a single Budorcas taxicolor isolate Tak-1 chromosome X, Takin1.1, whole genome shotgun sequence genomic region:
- the USP27X gene encoding ubiquitin carboxyl-terminal hydrolase 27, whose amino-acid sequence MFLRDSDSAGRGTPLVCVAPAPPRPVAAPALRLGGGAAASGGGGAEEAETAETAEKAEAKVEGKVEAAGKVEAAGKVDATGKVETVEGPGRRVELKLEPEPEPEPAREAEQEPKGEPKQEPEDENPARSGGSGGRDEVPLPTLPSDPPRPPDPSPRRSRAPRRRPRPRPQTRLRTPPQPRPRPPPRPRPRRGPGGGCLDVDFAVGPPGCSHVNSFKVGENWRQELRVIYQCFVWCGTPETRKSKAKSCICHVCGTHLNRLHSCLSCVFFGCFTEKHIHEHAETKQHNLAVDLYYGGIYCFMCKDYVYDRDIEQIAKEEQGEALKLQASTSTEVSHQQYSMPGLGEKYPTWETTKPELELLGHNPRRRRIASSFTIGLRGLINLGNTCFMNCIVQALTHTPILRDFFLSDRHRCEMPSPELCLVCEMSSLFRELYSGNPSPHVPYKLLHLVWIHARHLAGYRQQDAHEFLIAALDVLHRHCKGDDAGKAASNPNHCNCIIDQIFTGGLQSDVTCQACHGVSTTIDPCWDISLDLPGSCTSFWPMSPGRESSVNGESHIPGITTLTDCLRRFTRPEHLGSSAKIKCGSCQSYQESTKQLTMNKLPVVACFHFKRFEHSAKQRRKITTYISFPLELDMTPFMASSKESRMNGQLQLPTNSGNDENKYSLFAVVNHQGTLESGHYTSFIRHHKDQWFKCDDAVITKASIKDVLDSEGYLLFYHKQVLEHESEKVKEVNTQAY is encoded by the exons ATGTTCCTtcgagattctgattca GCCGGACGGGGGACACCCCTGGTCTGCGTGGCCCCCGCGCCGCCACGCCCAGTGGCCGCCCCAGCCCTGCGATTAGGGGGAGGAGCCGCTGCCAGTGGAGGCGGAGGAGCAGAGGAGGCGGAGACGGCAGAGACGGCGGAGAAGGCGGAGGCGAAGGTGGAAGGGAAGGTAGAGGCGGCGGGGAAGGTGGAGGCGGCTGGGAAGGTGGACGCCACCGGGAAGGTGGAGACTGTGGAGGGTCCGGGACGCCGGGTAGAGCTCAAGCTGGAGCCCGAACCTGAACCCGAGCCGGCACGGGAGGCGGAGCAGGAGCCGAAGGGGGAGCCGAAGCAGGAGCCTGAGGATGAGAACCCGGCGCGGAGTGGCGGTAGCGGCGGCAGAGACGAGGttcctctccccacccttccctccGACCCCCCGCGGCCCCCCGATCCTTCCCCGCGGCGCAGCCGTGCCCCCCGCCGCCGACCCCGGCCGCGGCCGCAGACCCGGCTCCGTACCCCGCCGCAGCCTAGGCCacggcccccgccccggccccggccccggcgcgGCCCTGGGGGCGGGTGCCTGGATGTGGATTTCGCGGTGGGTCCACCAGGCTGTTCCCACGTGAACAGCTTTAAGGTGGGAGAGAACTGGAGGCAGGAACTGCGGGTGATCTACCAGTGCTTCGTGTGGTGTGGAACCCCAGAGACCAGGAAAAGCAAGGCAAAGTCGTGTATCTGCCATGTGTGCGGCACCCATTTGAACAGACTccactcttgcctttcctgtgtcttctttggCTGCTTCACAGAGAAGCACATTCATGAGCACGCCGAGACGAAACAACACAACTTAGCAGTAGACCTTTATTACGGAGGTATATACTGCTTTATGTGTAAGGACTATGTATATGACAGAGACATTGAGCAAATTGccaaagaagagcaaggggaAGCTTTGAAATTACAAGCCTCCACCTCGACCGAGGTTTCTCACCAGCAGTATTCAATGCCAGGCCTCGGTGAGAAGTATCCAACCTGGGAGACAACCAAACCTGAGTTAGAACTGCTGGGCCATAACCCAAGGAGAAGAAGAATCGCCTCCAGCTTTACCATCGGTTTAAGAGGACTGATCAATCTTGGCAACACGTGCTTTATGAACTGCATCGTCCAGGCCCTTACCCACACTCCGATCCTGAGAGATTTCTTCCTCTCTGACAGGCACAGATGTGAAATGCCGAGTCCGGAGTTGTGTCTGGTCTGTGAGATGTCTTCGCTTTTTCGAGAGTTGTATTCTGGAAACCCGTCTCCTCATGTTCCCTATAAGTTACTGCACCTGGTATGGATACATGCACGGCATTTAGCAGGGTACAGGCAACAGGATGCACATGAGTTTCTCATTGCAGCGTTAGATGTCCTGCACAGGCACTGCAAAGGTGATGATGCTGGGAAGGCAGCCAGCAATCCCAACCACTGTAACTGCATCATTGACCAAATTTTCACAGGTGGCCTGCAATCTGATGTCACCTGTCAAGCCTGTCATGGTGTCTCCACCACAATAGACCCATGCTGGGACATCAGTTTGGACTTGCCTGGCTCTTGTACCTCCTTCTGGCCGATGAGCCCAGGGAGGGAGAGCAGTGTTAACGGGGAAAGCCACATACCAGGAATCACTACCCTCACGGACTGCCTGCGAAGGTTTACGAGGCCAGAGCACTTAGGAAGCAGTGCCAAAATCAAGTGTGGTAGTTGCCAAAGCTACCAGGAATCTACCAAACAGCTCACAATGAATAAATTACCTGTCGTTGCCTGTTTTCATTTCAAACGGTTTGAACACTCAGCCAAACAGAGGCGCAAGATCACTACATACATATCCTTTCCTCTGGAGCTGGATATGACACCGTTCATGGCCTCGAGTAAAGAGAGCAGGATGAATGGACAGTTGCAGCTGCCAACCAATAGTGGAAATGATGAGAATAAGTATTCCTTGTTTGCTGTGGTTAATCACCAAGGAACCCTGGAGAGTGGCCACTACACCAGCTTCATCCGGCACCACAAGGACCAGTGGTTCAAGTGTGATGATGCCGTCATCACCAAGGCCAGTATTAAGGACGTGCTGGACAGTGAAGGGTATTTACTGTTCTATCACAAACAGGTCCTGGAACATGAatcagaaaaagtgaaagaagtgaataCACAAGCCTACTGA